The DNA region GTTACCaaagcttctctctcccctgATGCGTCCGATTTTGAGCACATCACAGCAGACACCCCCTCCCGGCCCCTGTCTTCCACCAGCAACCCCTTCAAGAGCTCCAAGTGTTCCATCGCTGGCGGTTCCCCGAACAACGTGAGCGAACTGTCCCTGGCTTCCCTCACGGAGAAGAtacaaaagatggaagaaaaccACCACAGCACGGCCGAGGAGCTGCAGGCTACTTTGCAAGAATTGTCAGACCAGCAACAAATGGTGCAGGAGCTGACAGCCGAAAACGAGAAACTGGTGGATGAGAAGACGATTTTAGAGACGTCCTTTCATCAGCATCGGGAGAGGGCCGAGCAGCTGAGTCAGGAAAACGAGAAGCTGCTAAATCTCCTACAAGAGCGAGTGAGGAATGAGGAGCCCAACGTGCAGGAAGGAAAGATCCTTGAGCTGGAGCAGAAGTGCGCAGAAATTCTTGACCAGGGCcgctttgagagagagaaactgctCAACATTCAGCAGCAGCTGACCTGTAGCTTACGGAAGGTCGAGGAAGAAAACCAAGGCGCCTTAGACATGATTAAACACCTGAAGGAAGAAAACGAAAAACTGAATGGGTTTCTGGACCTGGAGCGGCATAATAACGGCGTGATGGCCAAAAGTCTGGAAGAGTGTAAAGCTACGCTCGAAGGGCTGCAGGTGGAAAATGGGTCGTTGAAGGCTCATTTGGAGAATGAGAAGCAGAAAGCTACGGAGACCAGTCCCGTGGGGCACACGGCAGAGGGTCGTGAAGTTCAAGAAATGTTGAGGGTCGCTCGGGCTGAGAAAGATCAGCTGGAGCTGTCTTGCACCGAGCTCAAGCAAGAATTGGTGAAGGCCCATGGTGAAATTAAGCATGTTTCGAGCCTCCTGGCCAAGGTAAGGAGATACCTCTGTGCCCCTGTTTGCTCATTCTTAGCCTTCCCCTCCTTGACCGTTAGATTCACAGAGCTCAGAGAATCCTTTGCTCAGCCAGTTTCACTCCCGAATCCAGCATTCCAGCTTGAAGATCTGTTCCATTCCAGACAGATtggggatacaaaaatgaaacacCCCAATTTCTGACTAGAGGCAGTTCAAAGTGTGGCCGGGATATAGTGAATCAAAGGAGTGAGTACGATGCAGGGAGAAAGTGTATCAGAGAGGACAGCTCAGAGTCCAGTGCCACGGAGGAACACCTAGAATGATATGGGACAGAGGAAGGTAGTGCAGGAGGGCTTCTTGGAAGAGGTGGCAAATAAGCTGAGTCTAACTGGCTCAGAATGAGGGATAGTTATCCAGATCAGTTAGCATGCTTTGGGCTGCTAGTAACAGATAATTAAAATCATCCCTAATTTCTCTACCAAGTGATAATATAACCGctattttggtgttttctttcagatttatgtatgtgtgtgtgtgtgtgtcccacaagttaaaaaaattttttttaggggtgcctgggtggctcagtcggttgggaggctgactcttggtttcagctcgggtcatggtctcaaggtcgtgggactgagccccacgtaaGGCTCCCCGTTCAGCTGAGAGTCtcctggggattctctctctctctcttctgtccctccccccccgctcacttgcacgtgtgtgcacacatgtgctctctctcaaatataaataagtgtatttaaaaaaatttttttagactCATCTTGTACGtacttttttaattcatttttttcttataaataagtgtttttgtaaaaaaatttttagactCATCTTGTACATACtcttttttaattcagtattttctGAGCATATTCTCAACATTATTCTTTGAGACATGATTTTAAGGTCAGACAGTATTCTCTCatataaatatttcacatgtACTTTACTGGTCGCCTGTTAGTTgaacatttatattcttttccagtcttttgatattgtaaagactttttttttttatatatctcaGATTATTTCCTTGGGAAAAATTCCTAAACATTGGCTTACTGTGTCAGAGTATGACCATTTTAGAGGCGCTCGATACATTCATCCAGTTTGCCCCCCAGAAATACCATCTTGGTTTGTTCCCACCAGCAGATCCGTGAGAGTGCCTGTTTCCCTGAACCCCTGCTGGTTGATTGGTATGGAGTCGCTGGGTCATTCACATCTGGGGTTCATTGCCtcatttctcctccccttcttcacTGGGAAAGATCTTTCCCAACCCACAGTGAAATTAAATGatcacaatttcattttttaaaataatcctttaatCAGTCTGGAACTTGGTTACATGATGAAGATTGCTGGAAATTCTGTAATATTCTATTGGCTCACAGCAATGCCGGGAAGGTATGGACAGGTGGCTTCCTGTTTCCCTGTTCCCTCCAGGTGCTGGTGCTGTGCTGTTAGGGCTCCCCTGGTGAGAGAGGATGAAGCCACTCCCCACCTCAGCGCAGGGTTGTCACTGTTTAAAGAGACAAGTTGTGCCATGAGCTCACAGGGGATTTTTCTCTACGGCTTCATCTGCCTTCAGATTAGTCTGTTGCAACTTGATTCTGGCTTTGGGCTGTCTGACGATCTGAGGGGTAGGTAGTGTTAGGAGCTGTTTGTTATCATTGTTGGTGTTCTAAATTTACAGCATCTTACTGAAAGTATGGAAGCAACCCCGTTAGAAGGTACTAGCCAGGTGCCATCTGAAGTTTAAGGTGGTAATTGTAGCTTTACATTAAGTTTTAGTGTCTGTGAAATTGGTTCCCCTCCATCACTGTTGCAAAAAGCTTGATCTCCTGGGTGACCTTGAAGTCCCCCCTCAGTCCTTCATCTGTCTCTTTGTATTTCGATTGACATTACATTAAATATACGTGTCACCAAGAAATCATTTAGTATCTCAAGACGGTAGCTTCACTTTTTCTGAAcatgaaattatatattcattacaGAAGGTTTGGAAACTACAGAACAGAAacctataaagaagaaaattaatattaccTTTAACCCCACCACTTGGGGAAAAACGCTGCTAGCATTTTGCTGTATGTCTTTTCAGATGGTTTTTTCGGATGTTTTCCTGGTGTATGCACGTTTGGGCACGCATGCAAACTTGTATCAACATAATTAAAGTATTGAATCTTCTTATTCAGAAGGATAGAGTATGTCACTCCACAGTCCTTGACTACAAAGACCCAGCTGAATTAGTTTATCAATTCTACTGTTAATCTGTTTGCTTAATGTGTTTCTACGTTATTAATccttttgttctgctttttctaCACTTCCTTGGTTTCTTCTTAGTATTTTGAGTAAAATTCTGTGTTTGTTTAAGTCTGTCATTTCTTGGTTGATAATGAAAGCATTTAAAGGTACGAATTTGCCCTTTATTATTGCTTTAGCTACAGGAAGACagtaaaatttagaattttctggGACAAACTGagtcttatttggagaaaaagaagaaaggtttgcGTTCTCTGTGAAGTACGAGGTACAGCATATATGTTTTAAATCAAGCTGTTAATTAAGTTATTcatatattccatatttttatattacttgcTGATTAGAATGAGCAGACGTTTGTCAGTAGGATGAAAGAGGCTCTAGCTGGTATTCTGAGGTAAGAGTGTGTGAAGCACCATGTCACATAGAGTTTCTTTTATACGTATCAAGATCCTAGGTCTGTAATTttgtgctgtctttttttttttaaagcttttatttctttatctaagagagagagcatgagccagggggaggggcagaaggagagggagaagcaggctccgcactgagcagggaccccgatgcgggactcgatcccaggacccggagatcatgacctgagccgaaggcagacgcttaaccgactgcgtcacccaggcgcgcCCTAATTTTTCACTGTCTTACGTGTACAGGGTCACTGATCTGTAATTGCAGTGGAGTTGTGATTTGTCCTTTTCTGTTACCTTCGAAAAGGTGAAACCCAGACTTTCTAGGCTGACTGGAAGCTGATTGTAGAAGCCTCAATGCAAAATATCAACCAATCCACCAGCAGCCATGAACTCAAGTTATAAGATGTAAGGGGCTCATGCCCCCAAAGAAACAGGAGCACTTTCAGCACAAAGCTATCATGAAGGATGGGGAGGTGGCGGGTTGGTAGGTGGGAAGCGTGGGTCCTCCTGACTTAGCTAATGGTTCggtctgtgaccttgggcaggcccCCCTGTGCTGCACAGTGCTGAATGGAAGTGTGGTGGTGGAGGGATCTTGGCCTTGTGTAAAGGGAGTGCCTTCGACATTTTATCAAGGATGTCTCTTGTAGGCATTCGTGTACCTTTTATTGAGTGATACAAGtatttggtgcttttttttttaaaggctggagAATGAATTTTTCTACATTTACCATGGATCTTACACATCTGCTATCATCTTAGAGTAGTTTTTATGTGATCATGACGGTTTCTCTGCTTTAGCTTGTGAATGAGGTAAATTACAGTCGATTTTCTAAGGTAGTCTAGTGTTAAATCATCTCTGCATTCCTGGGGTAAATCCTGACTCTTCGGTTCTCAGTGGTCTCCCCAGACATTTTTGCATAGAACTTTCACGTTTAACCGCCTTAAGCAGATGTCAAGGTGAGTGTCCTGTTCACCACCACACAGTTTTCTTGGTAATAAATAACTTGTACCCTTGAGCTCTGCATTCATCCACTCTAATTCTTGGCAGAAGGTGAATATTATGAGAAAAGAGCAAAATCACCCAtttacagagagaaaaagcaatacCGAATCATCCTATGATCTGGTAGGTGGAGTAAGTCTGTGTAAGTTTCCAGTTTGGCTAAGTTACCTAAGTGACTCAGATACTGTGAGAAGAGCCTCTGAAAAGCCTTAAAATCTACTCTTTTAGGGGGCCGAGGGGAATATAGGGTAGATCAGTTCCTCACACAGTAAATGGAAAATTGGTAGGACATTTACAATCATTGTGATTGTTTTGGGGCTTTttattcctctcctttctttgtcTTCAGCTAGTATCTCCATTCTCGTCAGCTTCTCTGATACCCAGCACAGACATTTTGCTGGCAGCTTACTGTATGATTATGAGACATGCCACCGTACGACTTTGAGGAAGGGTCTCCTTTCCACAGAGTCCTGATGGCTCGGCCCCCTGTAAGCCACACACACGGCCGCCCCAGCCAGCAAGCAGCATGTCGTTGCATGGGATTCTTGGTTTTCCGGGCAGTAATGCAATCCAGGTTTATGTTTTTCTGACGTTCAAATTTTCAGTTGTCCGGGATCTTGATTTCaagttagaatatttttataaggcTTGAAACCcccaagttttaaaagaaaatattgatttcttttcccctaaggtcaaaAGCTTATGGGTGGTATCCTTAGAGATTTAGTTCTTACTATAGAAACTCAGGTGTCTCTtccagaggggaaaggagattATAAAGGAACACTTGCTGTGAGAGGCAGGGGAAAACTAGGGGTACCGTAATCCCTGTGTGACCAGTATTGCTCACCAGGCCTAACTAATTAGGGGGTCCACTGGCCGCAAGTGGCAAAACCAGAATTTGAGCGAAAGCTGTGACAAGGACGGGCCGTCAGCTCTGTGGGGTCATTGTCCCCGAGGCAGATCAGCCAGGATCACTTGTATGAAAGCCCCTGCCATCCCTGGCATCTGGGAGGAGGTCAGTATAGGTGAATCTGTGTGGTGGAGTTCAGGAGAACTTAGGGATCACTTCCCCTTCGTGCATCATGCACTGGGTACTCTTGGGAGGGTCGGTCAGGGTTGAACTGTTCAGGCTGAAGACATGGACATTTCAGTGGTCTTCAGCTCAGTTTTCCCATTCTCTCCAGTGTCTTTGGCTGACAACAGTGTATCAGTGCTCTGAgcggagcagagccctgggacttCGTGCTGGAAAGAAGGCAATAAGAAActtgtgtgggggcgcctgggtggctccctcggttaagcgtctgactcttggttttgactcaggtcatgagctaAGGCTCTGAGCTgcgtgtggagactgcttaagattctctccctcgccctctgcccccccgccccccatcctccacccctgccctgccttgcaagtgctctctctctctctctctaaaaaaaaaaaaaaagaaaaagaaaaagaaaggaaaggaaaagaaatttgtGTGGCAGAGCCTGTTTTCCAGCTTTCCAGAAGAAGTCAAGAGGAGACCCTTGTCCACGCAGCTTGGGGAAAGGCCGAGATGGGCCATTGCTCCGGGACTGTGCCTCAGGCCCCAGCCGGCTGGAGCTTAGAAGTGTCCTCTGTAAAGTCAGAATGCCCTTTCGTCCTTTATTAGGTGAGACATGACAGTCATGTGGCCCAGGACACACAGCAGTCACATGTCCCCGTGACTGCTGCCTCCCTcggttcccccctccccctgctcttgcaacCTTGTGCAGGGCGGGTGGGAGCTGAACGTGAGGGTTTGGCCAAGAGACATCCGATGTTTGAGTAAGGGTCGTATTGCCAGTGGGACCAGACCCACAGGACCTCCCTGCGCCTCTGTGTAACTCAGAGGTGGGGGCACTGCTTCTCCCCTGGACCCAAGTGTGGTCTCTCCCTTTCTGGATCTCCTGGGCTgactccccttcccttctggggGGCGCATTTTTCTCTCTAGACATGTTAATATCTTTCCTGACGTTAGGCCTGACCACCATTCTTCCCTTAACTTGACCTTAGGACTTGTCTGCGAAGCCCCAGCATTTGTCTCTCCTGGGTGAGCCCCTCCATGAGCACTCATCCGAAAAATCTAGAAAGTTCCCAAagtgaaatacagatttttaccCTCTTCTTTGAGTGTTGTatagccatttttctttttccataacaAAAGTGTAAACTAAATTAGCATGTTCTCCTTTCCCTTGGCACAGCagcattgcaaaaaaaaaaatagttcaagtCTTGACCAGCATGAATGAAACATGGCTCTCCATCAGCAGTATATATTCGGAACAGGGCCAAGAATTAAGCAAAAGGAGTTTTGGAGGAACCAAGTTAgatgtaaaaacaaacacaacaaaaataacaCATTCTGACTCCTGGTGAAGTTACTCAAGCAATCACTCCAAGTTTATTCACCTCCATGTTacatacagctgacccttgaacagcacggGTCCTCTtcttatttgtggggtttttcccagcaagtacagtactgtaaatgtattttctcttccttatgattttctaaatAATCTTCTCTCTAAtttcctttattgtaagaatacagtgcgTAATGCATCTCCCGTTACAAAATATGCGTCAGCCCACTGTTGATGTTATCAGTAAGTCTTCTGGTCAATAGTAAgctattggtagttaagttttggtGGCGTCAAAAGTTAAGGTTTAGTTATGTCATGAAGTTTTGACTGTGGGGGGGGGAGATTGGTGCCCCttaccacccccctccccgtGTCGTTCAGGGATCAGCTGTGTAATTTTAACATCATGACTTCTTCTATATACTAGGTATCCaggaaatacttgttgaataagtgaatgaatgttaGAGACACTTGCAACCGAATTAGGAGAGAGGCTGCTCTAATTCTatcaatatgttaaaaaataaaattaatgatcatattttaataataactaatattttagTGCTTTATATGTGCTGGGCACTCTTTGACCCTTTTGAtcatttaatctcatttaatcatcataacTTTATGCGAGAGATACTGTCGTTATCTAATTTTTTGCacctgaagaaactgaggcagagaatggCTAGGTGACTAGCTAATTGATGAATTGACGAAGGCCAGGGTTTGATGCTGGGTCTGACCCCAGAACCCCTCATCACTGGTGTGTGCTGCTTCCCGGTTACATGGCAATGaagaagagatagaaaaacaTTTGAGGCAGACCTAAGGACTCAAACACATGTAGTCTTAAGGCCAAAGCCTTTtggtcgggggcgcctgggtggcacagcagttaagcgtctgccttcggctcagggcgtgatcccggcgttgtgggatcgagccccacatcaggctcttccgctatgagcctgcttcttcctctcccactccccctgcttgtgttccctctctcgctggctgtctctgtctctgtcgaataaataaataaataaaatctttaaaaaaaaaaaaagccttttggtCGGAAGAAAACCACCTTTCAAGTCTCAGTGAACGAGGAGAATTTTACTTGATTAGAACACAGTAGAGAAATTCATAGTGAACACCTGAGTCATCAGGACATGTCCTTTTGTGTGATTTACAACGTGAATCTTGAGGGGAGTAGGAAGTCACTGGGGGAGCTGGCGGGGTGGGGACAGCAGGAATGTGGCCGGAAGAGAACATCTAGTTCTCAGGCCAGAAAGGTTGGCCCGACCCTGGAAGTGAAGCCGGTAGTTTCCAGTGGCTGGGAGTGTGGGACCCTCAGTGATACCTCTTCCTCAGTTTCAGTGTCTgacaagccaggggagaggttCTCGCCCCGTCTCCCTCCAGGCCACCCTgctgtccctgcctcccccatcctGGAAGGCAGGAGACCGGGCTGAGCCCTGCAGGGGAGCCCCGAGTGGTCTCTGCTGCCATCTGCCTCTGGGACTGGCTCTAACCAGTCCCAGGTAGGACTGGGGCTCCCCGGGGAAATTCATTTGACTGTTTGTAATACGATTCTGCACACCCCGTTTCTAGAACAAGTTGGGTTTTTGAAGATGAGAGGTTGCCCTTGGCGTGCGTGATAGTGGATTCTTTTTTGAAAAGGAGACATTGGAAATCACCTTACTGGTTGTCTGATAGCGCAGTTGTTGAACCAAAGAACCAGCCGGCGGGAAGGCCAGTCACGTGGACGGCAACCTAGAACTCGGAAGGGTCATGGAAGTACAAGGTGCTGGCCCTAGCTCCCTGAGAAATTGGATTGTTCTTTTCAAGTGGCttaacttctccctctctccatttgttaatctgtaaaatgaatataaaaatacctgCCTATTATTACCCAGCAAGCTCCTACAAGCAGAAGTTGCGAAGTTACTTAagggtttttgttcttgttggtTTTCATAAAAGAGCTTTCTGGAATATATTGCTAAACTTGAGAGAATGATTCCCAAATTAAGAAGGAAGAATGGGGTGTGTGATTTGAAACAGTGTACTGACTGACAAGTTCACTGGCCCCAGCCGTCCGCAGCGCACATCACAGGGGCCCCTTCCCACTGCCATGCTTACCATTCGGTGCTCGTGATCGTGACAAGCCAACACGTGGGAAGTAAAGCGGGTGGGGGCCCGTGGGAGGCCAGCAGCCTCAGCTGCACCTGGAGACCCTCTTCAAGGTGCTCATCCTGCTGGTTCCCTGGTTACAACCCCCCAGTTTCACTCCCGACCCACAGCAGTCCCACCCAAGTAACATGCGTGTTTCTAGACGCCAGGAGAGCGGGCCCTCAGCCCGAGGCTTCCCTGACACGGAGCCCGGCCAGCTCTGCAGAAAGCCACGGTCTGACTCAGGAGGCAGGGCTCACAAGCCGCCTGCCTCGGCTGCTTTTCAGATGCTGTTGGACGTCAACCTTCTCGTACCTAAAACACGTTGCCTCCTTTCTCCTTAAAAGTCCTCTTGTGTTTATTAGGTCCCTATCGTCAGGTCAACGACTTGCGCTCTGGATCACGTGGTGTAGACTTCTTGGACTTGTGTCCTCTAACGTTGCATACCCTGCTTCggtgggcagagctgggctttaaACTCCGGCAGTCCGGCTCCGGGCTAGCCCCCTGGGTGTCCCATGCAGCAGCGACAGCGCAGTAGGCAGCCGCGCACCTTTGTAATTGACATACCAGTTTCGCAGAGCAGTGCGCACCGTCAAGCTAGGGGTGTGCTCCCGTTCTTTCCCATGCTggttctctccttcttccctccctctttcctttccttccttctttatttattccttatCACAAGGTCCCAGCTGAGAAGCAGTGCAATCCTGCTGTCCGGCATCTGTTCACTCGGGGGTCCCCCGTGTGTCTGACGCTGTGTAGGCACCAGGGGTACAGTGGTGAAGAGAGCAGACGGGGTCTCTGCCCACAGAGAGCTTGCAGCCAGAAGATTTTACACGTTAGATGCAATGGTGAAAAAAATTTCTTGTATACGGCGATGCCCCCAAATCTAGGAAGACATGTAATAGGTACCAGGCTTCCATTAATTGGTAAATATGTAGCTATTTGGTAACATGAATGAAAGGACTATAGAAAAGGAGCATAGTTCATACTAAAATAATTGGTATATTCTGAGAGCAGAGtactatgaaacatttaaagtaatGACAGAACATTGTGGATATCAGTGTGGATATCACAAAAACATGGTTAAAAGCAAGTTTTACAAAAGCCTAAGAAGTATAGTATAGTCCAGGACAAAAGCATATTACCATATAATATAATGCAGTGTAACAGTACACTGCAAAAGCATAATTATGGTATAATATGatttgtataaaaattttaaaacggggtgcctggctggctcagtcagtgaggcatgtgactcttaatcttgggattgtgagttcgagccccacattgggtgcagagattagattacttaaaaataaaaataaataaaataaaaaattttaaaacaggacAATATTGTATATTGTGGGCACATTCATAGGCAGTGAAAGTGAAAAACCGTTCAAGCAACAACCACACACCACTTTTGGGATAATGCAAATTACTCTCTGGGGTGGCAGAGAAGGTTGGGACTTTACTAAATCCTGTTAAAGTAAAAATATGTAGCAAATGTGACAAAATTTAGTCGCTTGAAGTCCGTTTGGGCACATGGTTATCTTGTCACTCTGGGTGATTTTCTGtgtgtttaaaatgtttcatGATTAAGAATTGAAAAGTTGAAATGAGAGCCTGGCCTGTGCTGCTTCTCTGTGTCTGGTGCATGCCCACGTTTCCTGGGCTTTCAACTGGTGTTCTGCGTCACATTAATGTCGCATTTCTCCGAAGAAACGCTATAACCGCTAGAAGTTTATGGCTGGAGAGATTTGTCGTTTGCAGGGAATCAGGGGCATTGTTCCTGGATCCCCAGCAGAGGGCGCTGCTCCATAGCAGATGTGAGGAGGGCAGCGTCCCGCCCACAGCCGGGCCCCTCTCCGGGCGCAGTACCAGAGCCTCCCAGGGAGGCGCTCTTGCACCAGCTGCAGGACAGAAGGGCAGCTATCTACCTGCGgctttcttcctgcctcagggagGGACACAGAAGCCACCATATTTGGCCGTTTGCAGACATCAcgtttctttgtgtatttttggcCTTGGCTATTCCCGGGGCTAAGAATACAGAAATGATTCCAGGTGTAGCACATGCCAAGAGCTCCCTCTGCCGCTGCCTGGGTGAGCCTGACGCTGATGGGTGAGGAACTCTTTCCTGCTAACTGACCCCGAAACCTTCTGTTTATTCTAGGTGGAAAAGGATTATTCTTACTTGAAGGAGATATGTGATCATCAAGCAGAACAGCTGAGCCGAACCAGCCTGAAGCTGCAAGAGAAAGCGTCAGAGAGTGACGCGGAGAttaaagacatgaaggaaaccaTATTTGAATTGGAAGATCAGGTGGAACAGCATCGCGCTGTCAAGTTGCATAACAACCAGCTCATCAGTGAGCTGGAAAGTAAGTGGACTCGAGCCCTGGTCAGACGTGGCTCGGGACTGAGCAGGATGCAGACCGCATGCCCGGGAGGGGCTGTGAGAATGTCTGCCTTCCGCGGGCGTATCCGGCAGTCTCGTAGGAAGAATGGCGGTCAAGAAAGGCAGAATAATGAACCTCTTAAACTGGAAGAGTGGGTGGTGTGGAAGGACACGTTGTTGAACGCGAGTCAGCAGCACGGGGTGGTTGTGAAAAAGAGCAAACACATTTGGAGTGTCAGGTATACTGTCCGTGAGCCACCGCCCGCGCTCATCGGGTATCGACAGAGCATTGTCTTTGGGATCTGATGGGGAGGAAGATGGGTGACAGATGGTCAGATGGATTTGAACAACGTGTGCTCTTGGGCTCAGGGAGAAAACAGTTCTAGCATGTGTCCCATTGAAGCCAGGATATCAAGTAACTTACACGTAACAGCCACTTCATTACTGAAGAGGCTCCAATATATGGCTTCTTTATGAACTCATCGTTCGTTTTGAATAGGGATTGACATTAAAAGGGATTAGTTAAACATTGCCTGCTTTGTCCAAATAAGCTTTATGAAGTTATCACATCTAATGTGTTTTGCTTTTGTCACAAAAGAATTAATGCACAGAGCTTTGGGAGACACTAACCATTGCTAAAAATAGCATGGGTGGTTGCCTGAAAAGTTCCCCGACTTGTACAGCCCATGCTCATTATTTGTGGAATCCATCTCTGGGGATTCACCTGCTTGCcagaatttatttgtaaccccaaaatcaaCACTCACAGCACTTTTCATGTCATTCGCGGACGTGTGCAGAGAGAGTGGCGAACAATTTTAGTCTCCCAAAGTCCATTCCCGGCTTAGCTTGAACAGGATGACCCTTTGTGTTCTTGGTCCAGCTCTCATACTGCAAACAAGTATCTTTTTCATGGTTATTTAGGGccatgtttttttatatttttgtgctttttggggGGGCGATTTCACTGTTTAGAGTGGCCCCCAAATGTAGTCCTGAAATGCTGTCTGGGGTCCCTACGGCAGGAAAGCTGGGATGTGCCTTAAGGAGAAAATATGTGTTAGATGAGCTTTGTTCAAGCACAAGTTTTGGTGCTGTTGGCCGTGAGTCCAATGTTAATGAAAActtccagagaaaggaaaatgaaattcagtACTCTGGGAAATGCTGACGTAAAATCTGTGGGGCGTGACGAAGATGTGGAAAAGACGGAAAAGCAGATTGCGGATTCACGAGATGAtgtctggtttaaaaaaaaaaagtaaaaggtagCAGACTGCATTGTTGTGAAACCCAAAACCAAAGAAGTTTATAGTCATGTTTCCCGGGGTCAGGAAAGTGTTAGACCTTTCCGAGCCAGTGCTGGCTGGCTCTCGAGGCTCCGCAGGCCTcacagcatgagcaaaggtaAAAACTTGCAGGCGAGTCACTTTCTGTCGACTGGGAAGCtggagaagaatttttaaaatacctaccAAATATTATACAGTGAAAGGGTTATGTGGGTAAGCAGGTTTCCAGCACTGATGGgacggcctttttttttttttttttttcacaaggaCATTGGCAAACAAACCTGTATAACCCAAGTAGTGTCtcctttaataaaaatgttgTGATCAGAGGCTTGCAGGAACCGAACCCTGTATTTCCCATAGGAGCAAAGTTCAGTATTCGCCAGTTTGGCGTGCCTGGCAACTTGATGTCACTGCCACACGTAATGAGAATTGAGTGGACATTCTACACCTCGATTGCCTGGCTAGCACCAGAGTTCCATCCTTCACTGGACGTGATACGCAGCAGAGTTAGAGAACGTCAGCCAGTGTCAGCATCATCTAGGCAGTTCTCAGTAATCACCCACCGCCGTCGATAGTGTGTATTTCCAAACAGCACCATCCTTGAAGAGCGTATAAAGTCAAAGAAGAGAAGTCCAGTTTTGCTTTGTTCCTGTGATGTATTGCTCATGAGAATGTGGCTGTGTTGTCTCCAAATCCTTAAAAGTCAAGCACAAACCCGCCAAGAAAGC from Ursus arctos isolate Adak ecotype North America unplaced genomic scaffold, UrsArc2.0 scaffold_14, whole genome shotgun sequence includes:
- the SPECC1 gene encoding cytospin-B isoform X4, coding for MGNHSGRPEDPEPGAVTTAKRTGIPAPRELSVTVSRERTVPRGPSNPRKSVSSPTSSSTPTPTKHLRTTSTRPKQENEGGEKAVLESQVRELLAEAKAKDSEINRLRSELKKCKEKRTPSIEGADASDSNLDGTSASPSDSEPLIRALEEKNKTFQKELADLEEENRALREKLTYLEHSPNSEGGASHTGESSCPTSLTQESSFGSPSGPQLSGEIEEYRNNIHENALRTSDSSSSDVTKASLSPDASDFEHITADTPSRPLSSTSNPFKSSKCSIAGGSPNNVSELSLASLTEKIQKMEENHHSTAEELQATLQELSDQQQMVQELTAENEKLVDEKTILETSFHQHRERAEQLSQENEKLLNLLQERVRNEEPNVQEGKILELEQKCAEILDQGRFEREKLLNIQQQLTCSLRKVEEENQGALDMIKHLKEENEKLNGFLDLERHNNGVMAKSLEECKATLEGLQVENGSLKAHLENEKQKATETSPVGHTAEGREVQEMLRVARAEKDQLELSCTELKQELVKAHGEIKHVSSLLAKVEKDYSYLKEICDHQAEQLSRTSLKLQEKASESDAEIKDMKETIFELEDQVEQHRAVKLHNNQLISELESNVMKLEEQKSDLERQLKTLTKQIKEETEEWRRFQADLQTAVVVANDIKCEAQQELRTVRRRLLEEEEKNARLQKELGDMQSQGSSMVSVS